The following nucleotide sequence is from Psychroflexus torquis ATCC 700755.
CTAAAGTGGCTAATTTTATATCTTCAAAATGAGGAATAAGCTTACTGCGGTAAGGCTCCACAATGCTATCATGAAGAGACCGCTGCAAGAGTTCATAATCTCCATTATGTAAGGCATGGACTAAACTCCCCAAGTTTGACCACTGTGTAATAGCATCGTGCAATGGAACAGATTTTGGTAAAATAGCTCTGGCTTCAGCAGTTTTAATCTCAATTTGAGGATGTATAATGGTCGCATAAAGCTCATCTGGGATTGGAAGCTTTAAGATTTCTAAAGGACAAAGACTTTTCACCAATGTAAAGCCACCAAAAAGGGCTGGAGCTAGATTATCAGCATGTTCACTTTGACTTGCTAAGGCTTCACCTTTCATTGCAAAACGAGTCAATTCTGTTTTGGTATAAGGTTTTCCCATGAGTTCATTAATAGCAAACACGCTACCTGCAGCACTTGCAGCACTACTTCCTATTCCGCTACCTGGTTTTATAAATTTATAGATTTCAATTTCAAAACCACAGTCTGGTTTTAGATCAGCGATGAGCGCTTGCGCAGAAACTCCAGCTACATTTTTATGTGTTTCAAAAGGCAAATCAAAACCTTCAATCTTTGTTATTCGGATCCCTTTTTCTGAAGATATTCTCACGACCATTTCGTCACCAACGGTATCTAAGCAAAACCCCAAAACATCAAACCCACAGGATACATTGGCAACCGTACCTGGGGAAAATATGCGTATTTCTTTATTCAAAACCACTCTATTTTATAAAGTTATCAAAAATTCTACTTTTCTTAGTTCATTTATCTATTGCTTACTCTTATGATATCTGCAAAGAGTCCAGAGGCTGTAACCTCTGCTCCAGCACCAGCACCTTTTACAATGATAGGCTGTTCTGGATATCGCTGAGAATAAAACATAACGATGTTATCTTTGCCTTCTAGATTGTAAAAAGGATGACCTTGAGGAATCTCTTTTAAAGCGACATTAGCTTTTCCCTGGTTAAACTGGGCAACATATTTCAATTGGGAGTCATTGGCTTGAGCAGAATCGAATAGGTCCTGAAAATGCTTTTCATCTTCGATAAGTGTTTTATAAAAATCGACCACACTGTCGCTTTTTAGATTGGCTTGAGTCAAAAAAGATTTGTTCGCAATATCGTCTAGATTCATTTCATAGCCGCTTTCCCTTGCAAGAATAAGTATCTTTCGAGCGACATCTACACCGCTTAAATCTATTCTAGGATCTGGTTCTGTAAAGCCTTCTGCTTGGGCTTGCTTTACGACATCATGAAATTTTGTTGAACTGTTGAAATTATTAAAAACAAAGTTTAAACTTCCAGATAAAACAGCTTCAATAGATGTTATTTTGTCTCCTGAAGCCACTAAATTATTTAGCGTATCAATTATAGGTAAGCCAGCTCCGACATTGGTTTCGAACAGAAATGAAGCATTGTATTTTTTGGCAAGGTCTTTAAGGTTTTGATAATTTTTGTAATCACTAGAACAAGCAATCTTATTACAAGCAACTACAGAAATACTTCGTTTTAAATACTCTGCATACATGTTGGAAACAGATTCACTTGCTGTAATATCTATAAAAATACTGTTTCGTTTATTCAATAAAGTAGTTTTCTCTAAAAAACTATGAAGGGATGCTGGTTCACCAAATGAAAGCAATTCTTTCCAGTTTTCTAGTGGAATGCCATCGTCATCAAAAACCATTTTTTTAGAATTCGAAATTCCTATAACTCTCAAATTAATATGCAATTCTTTTTTTAAAAATTTGCTTTGTTGGTGAATCTGAGACAACAATCGTTCTCCAACATTTCCTACACCAGCAATAAAGACATTAAGTTGTTTCGTTTTAACTTCAAAAAAAGTTTCATGAAGAGAATTCAAGGCCTTCTTGACGTCTTTCTTAAAGATAACTGCCGATATATTTTTTTCAGATGCTCCTTGAGCTATTGCTCTAACATTAATATTGTTCTTTCCTAAAGCACTAAACATCTTGCCGCTTATACCTTGATGGTTTTTCATATTATCCCCGACCACAGCGACAATTGACAAGTCTTTTTCGACAGTTACAGGTCTGATTTTTCGTTTTGAAATTTCATATTCAAATTCCTCATCTACAGCAGTGGTGGCAAGCATTGCATCATATTCTGAAATTCCGAAGCAAATAGAATGCTCGGAGGAAGCCTGAGTAATAAAAATGACATTAATTTTTTCAAGAGCTAAAACTTCAAACAAACGTTTAGAGAAGCCTGGAATGCCAATCATTCCATTACCTTGGAGCGTAAGCAAAGCAATATTATCTACGCTGGATATTCCACTCACTACATTAGCTCTAAGACCTAGGTTACCTTGAGTTTTGATTAAAGTCCCATTATCATTCGGCTTTAGCGTATTTTTAATTAAAATTGGTATTTCTGAGTCCAAAGCGGGTTGGATTGTAGGTGGAAATAAAACCTTAGCCCCAAAATGAGACAACTCCATGGCTTCCTGATAAGACAATACTTCTATTGGAGAAGCTTGTTTCACGAGCTTAGGATTAGCGGTATACATGCCGCTAACATCAGTCCAGATTTCTAGTTGTTTTACTCTAAGAGCCGCAGCAATAATAGAGGCTGTAAAATCTGATCCTCCTCGACCAAGAGTCGTTATTTCTCCAATATTAGATTTTGAAACAAACCCTGGAAGAATTGTAAGTCTATGGCTTTCTTGAAAATAGTCTTGAATATTTTTGTTGGTGACCAAATAATTAACATCTGCTTTTGTAAACATAGAATTGGTCACAATAAGTTCTTGACTGTTTTTTCTTACAGCGTCAATACCTCTTGTTTTAAGGGCTTCTGTAATAATAAATGAAGACATTAATTCTCCAAAACTCACCAGTTTATCGGATGTTTTAGGGGTTAATTCGTTGATCAGAAAAATCCCATCCAACAGATTTTTTAAGTAATTTAGTTCACTTGATAAATAATCTTGAGCTATTTCATTACCAGATTGAATTAATTCTGAAAGAATTTTAAAATGGATATTTTTTATAGCTTCAAATTCTGTGATATAGTCTTCATTTTTATTTAAGGCTAGTAAGCCACAGTTAAGCAGTTTATCTGTGATACCGCCTATAGCAGAAACCACACAGATCACTTTTCCTTTTTTTGAATAACTTTCTAGAATATCCATAACTTTAGTTATGTTTTCTGAGTTACCTACTGAAGACCCTCCAAATTTTAATACATCCATGACCATCATTTTTTCGTTACTGAAACACAAATTTTTAGTTAAAATAGTCTACAAATCCAGGGCAAACGCATTAAACTTTCATTAGATTCAGCACTTTTATCAGATAGTGATTGTCCCATCCCGCTTGAAGTCTTCTGCTCTTCACCCCTGTTTTTAATGATTTTTCATTTTTCAATAAATTTAGTGCAATTTTATTGAGTATGGAGAAATTTTGAGTGGAGTTACCTGTTCTTTTTCTAGAAGCATCTTCTGAAAAAGCAACATCTAAAGTCCAGTGTAACTTATTTTCTATAGACCAATGAGAACGAATGGCTTTTTGAAAATCTTGGGAGCTAGCCTTTATACTTGAAATATAATATCGTATTGCGTGTTGTGCAGGCTTTTGTGAGTTTTTAAACTCACGTTTGCTTTCTATTTTTATAACACTTGTTAGGTTTTCCCAGTTATTGTTTTTTAAAATAAACTTAAAGTTGCTTATTACACTGCACGTCCTGGTTTCTATTCTGCCATGGTCTAATTCTTGGCTAAGGTTTGATTCCATAGTTTTTCCAAATCTAAATTCATCTTCAATATGCTCTAGTAACTGAGGTTGATTCTCTTTTACAGCCAAGATATAGTCTGCATTTTTTTTAACGATGGCCTTAGCTATTTTAGTTTGACATCCCATAGCATCAATAGTTACAATAGTATTTTCTATGGATAAGACTTTTAATAATTTTGGAATGGCAGTGATCTCATTTGACTTGTGGGAAACTTTCACTTGTCCTAAAACCAAATTATTGTCATTTGCCCAAGCACTAACCATGTGTACTGGGGATTTTTTACCGCCAGCTTTAGCACCTCTAATTGTTTTACCATCTATAGCAATGATTTCTCTGGGCTGTAGTTGTGCAAGAGCACTAACCCATTGTATAAAGCATTTTTCAAATTGATTACTGTCAATATTAGAAAAAACGCGATTAAATGTGTCGTGCGAGGGGATACCATTAGGCAAATCAAGGAAGCTACGAAGAAATTCTTCTTTTGAGTTGGCGTAGTTTTCCATTTCATTCCATGAATCTGCTCCACAAATCACTGAAATAATCC
It contains:
- a CDS encoding homoserine kinase, translated to MNKEIRIFSPGTVANVSCGFDVLGFCLDTVGDEMVVRISSEKGIRITKIEGFDLPFETHKNVAGVSAQALIADLKPDCGFEIEIYKFIKPGSGIGSSAASAAGSVFAINELMGKPYTKTELTRFAMKGEALASQSEHADNLAPALFGGFTLVKSLCPLEILKLPIPDELYATIIHPQIEIKTAEARAILPKSVPLHDAITQWSNLGSLVHALHNGDYELLQRSLHDSIVEPYRSKLIPHFEDIKLATLASGALGIGISGSGPSIFALSKGEKTAKEVEDAMRKVYTKTAIQFETYVSKINSKGIKIIEA
- the thrA gene encoding bifunctional aspartate kinase/homoserine dehydrogenase I, encoding MDVLKFGGSSVGNSENITKVMDILESYSKKGKVICVVSAIGGITDKLLNCGLLALNKNEDYITEFEAIKNIHFKILSELIQSGNEIAQDYLSSELNYLKNLLDGIFLINELTPKTSDKLVSFGELMSSFIITEALKTRGIDAVRKNSQELIVTNSMFTKADVNYLVTNKNIQDYFQESHRLTILPGFVSKSNIGEITTLGRGGSDFTASIIAAALRVKQLEIWTDVSGMYTANPKLVKQASPIEVLSYQEAMELSHFGAKVLFPPTIQPALDSEIPILIKNTLKPNDNGTLIKTQGNLGLRANVVSGISSVDNIALLTLQGNGMIGIPGFSKRLFEVLALEKINVIFITQASSEHSICFGISEYDAMLATTAVDEEFEYEISKRKIRPVTVEKDLSIVAVVGDNMKNHQGISGKMFSALGKNNINVRAIAQGASEKNISAVIFKKDVKKALNSLHETFFEVKTKQLNVFIAGVGNVGERLLSQIHQQSKFLKKELHINLRVIGISNSKKMVFDDDGIPLENWKELLSFGEPASLHSFLEKTTLLNKRNSIFIDITASESVSNMYAEYLKRSISVVACNKIACSSDYKNYQNLKDLAKKYNASFLFETNVGAGLPIIDTLNNLVASGDKITSIEAVLSGSLNFVFNNFNSSTKFHDVVKQAQAEGFTEPDPRIDLSGVDVARKILILARESGYEMNLDDIANKSFLTQANLKSDSVVDFYKTLIEDEKHFQDLFDSAQANDSQLKYVAQFNQGKANVALKEIPQGHPFYNLEGKDNIVMFYSQRYPEQPIIVKGAGAGAEVTASGLFADIIRVSNR
- a CDS encoding ISAs1-like element ISPto5 family transposase, producing the protein MKTTQKLKTIFGQIPDFRRSHKQLYDLESILLIGIISVICGADSWNEMENYANSKEEFLRSFLDLPNGIPSHDTFNRVFSNIDSNQFEKCFIQWVSALAQLQPREIIAIDGKTIRGAKAGGKKSPVHMVSAWANDNNLVLGQVKVSHKSNEITAIPKLLKVLSIENTIVTIDAMGCQTKIAKAIVKKNADYILAVKENQPQLLEHIEDEFRFGKTMESNLSQELDHGRIETRTCSVISNFKFILKNNNWENLTSVIKIESKREFKNSQKPAQHAIRYYISSIKASSQDFQKAIRSHWSIENKLHWTLDVAFSEDASRKRTGNSTQNFSILNKIALNLLKNEKSLKTGVKSRRLQAGWDNHYLIKVLNLMKV